The Gorilla gorilla gorilla isolate KB3781 chromosome 17, NHGRI_mGorGor1-v2.1_pri, whole genome shotgun sequence genome contains a region encoding:
- the LOC129528161 gene encoding N-lysine methyltransferase KMT5A-like, producing MVERRGPGRSRTDGENVFTGQSKIYSYMSPNKCSGMRFPLQEENSVTHHQVKCQGKPLAGIYRKREEKRNAGNAVRSAMKSEEQKIKDARRGPLVPFPNQKSEAAEPPKTPPSSCDSTNAAIAKQALKKPIKGKQAPRKKAQGKTQQNRKLTDFYPVRRSSRKSKAELQSEERKRIDELIESGKEEGMKIDLIDGKGRGVIATKQFSRGDFVVEYHGDLIEITDAKKREALYAQDPSMGCYMYYFQYLSKTYCVDATREINRLGRPISHSKCGNCQTKLHDIDGVPHLILIASRDIAAGEELLYDYGDRSKASIEAHLWLKH from the coding sequence ATGGTGGAGCGGAGGGGCCCAGGGAGGTCCCGTACCGACGGGGAGAACGTATTTACCGGGCAGTCAAAGATCTATTCCTACATGAGCCCGAACAAATGCTCTGGAATGCGTTTCCCCCTTCAGGAAGAGAACTCAGttacacatcaccaagtcaaatGCCAGGGGAAACCATTAGCCGGAATCTACAGGAaacgagaagagaaaagaaatgctggGAACGCAGTACGGAGCGCCATGAAGTCCGAGGAACAGAAGATCAAAGACGCCAGGAGAGGTCCCCTGGTACCTTTTCCAAACCAAAAATCTGAAGCAGCAGAACCTCCAAAAACTCCACCCTCATCTTGTGATTCCACCAATGCAGCCATCGCCAAGCAAGCCCTGAAAAAGCCCATCAAGGGCAAACAGGCCCCCCGAAAAAAAGCTCAAGGAAAAACGCAACAGAATCGCAAACTTACGGATTTCTACCCTGTCCGAAGGAGCTCCAGGAAGAGCAAAGCCGAGCTGCAgtctgaagaaaggaaaagaatagatgaattgattgaaagtgggaaggaagaaggaatgaagatTGACCTCATCGATGGCAAAGGCAGGGGTGTGATTGCCACCAAGCAGTTCTCCCGGGGTGACTTTGTGGTGGAATACCACGGGGACCTCATCGAGATCACCGACGCCAAGAAACGGGAGGCTCTGTACGCACAGGACCCTTCCATGGGCTGCTACATGTACTATTTTCAGTATCTGAGCAAAACCTACTGCGTGGATGCAACTAGAGAGATAAATCGCCTAGGAAGACCGATCAGTCACAGCAAATGTGGGAACTGCCAAACCAAACTGCACGACATCGACGGCGTACCTCACCTCATCCTCATCGCCTCCCGAGACATCGCAGCTGGGGAGGAGCTCCTGTATGACTATGGGGACCGCAGCAAGGCTTCCATTGAAGCCCACCTGTGGCTGAAGCATTAA